DNA from Metabacillus flavus:
CACACCTCACTATTAATTGGCTGCTTCCCCTGCCGTGTCCATTTTGTCCTTAAACGCGGAAGAGGGCCTCATAGCCGCTGTGAATAGCAGCAGGGAGAGAAACACCATAAAACCTGACCCCGAAATAATCACGATTCTCAAAGAAAACCAATCCCCGGCTAGTCCAATTCCAAATACAAAAACCACTTGAATGAGCGAGATCACCATGCCAAGCGCACTTCCCACCCGTCCCATGATGTCTGACGGAACGTGATCCTGATAAAACGTCCAAATACCTGTGTTCGCAAACGCCATAAAGAAGGCAAGAATGAAAAAACCGATGGCCGCCCATAAAAATGAGGAGGAGAGGGAGTAAATAAGGTACCCTCCTGCAATCATCAATCCTCCGCAGGCGATCAGTACAGATGGGGACAGTTTTCTTACGGCAAACCGATTAATAAAAGATCCCATTAGTAATCCTATGCCGGAAATACTGACAAGCAGACCATAAGCGCTGTCAGAAAGCATCAGGATTTCCCGGGAAAACACCACTTCCTGCGAATCGAGAGCGGCCGCCATCATCATGAGTCCGTTAAAGAGGAGATACACACTCATGACGTAGCGTGCTGATTTCATATAACCTATGACCATCCGCCAGTCATCTGCCAAGACGGAAAAAGAAACTCTTTTTTTAGGAGAATGCCCAGCCGTTCCGAGATGAGGCAATAGGAAAAGAAGAAGCGCAGAAATCATAAAAGTAAAAGAGTTAGCTAAAAAGGCAAATTCCGGCTGTCCAGTCATGAACAGCAGTCCGGCAAGAGCCGGGCCGAGTATAAATGAACCGGACCATGCGAGGCTCTTATATGAATTAAAAACTTGCCGGTCTTTAGAAGGAATCAGCCTGGCAGAGTATGCTGTTGCAGCAGGATCATAAACCGCATCTGCCATGCAAATGAGAAAGACTAGCACATAAATAGTGGGAAGGGTAGGTGCGGCTAAAATAAGCAGCTCAAGCACCGCTCTCATGAAATCCAGTCCAATCATTAGATTTCTCTGAGAATACCGGTCTATTAAGCTGCCTGCCCAAAACGAAGTCAGGATACCTGCAAGAGGACGTATTATATATAGTCCGGCGACAGCAGCTGCGGAACCAGTCATGTTGTAAACCATCATGTTCAGGGGGATGAAATAGATCCAGTCTCCGAGATTGGAGATGCCGGTTGAGGTTAATAGAAGGGCTGTTTTTTTATTCATCTCATTGCCCCCTTTAAAGGATATTTTAACCACTTTATACCATTGGAAGGTAGGAAGCAATGGGAAAATGAAAAAACTGGCAGTCCA
Protein-coding regions in this window:
- a CDS encoding MFS transporter, whose translation is MNKKTALLLTSTGISNLGDWIYFIPLNMMVYNMTGSAAAVAGLYIIRPLAGILTSFWAGSLIDRYSQRNLMIGLDFMRAVLELLILAAPTLPTIYVLVFLICMADAVYDPAATAYSARLIPSKDRQVFNSYKSLAWSGSFILGPALAGLLFMTGQPEFAFLANSFTFMISALLLFLLPHLGTAGHSPKKRVSFSVLADDWRMVIGYMKSARYVMSVYLLFNGLMMMAAALDSQEVVFSREILMLSDSAYGLLVSISGIGLLMGSFINRFAVRKLSPSVLIACGGLMIAGGYLIYSLSSSFLWAAIGFFILAFFMAFANTGIWTFYQDHVPSDIMGRVGSALGMVISLIQVVFVFGIGLAGDWFSLRIVIISGSGFMVFLSLLLFTAAMRPSSAFKDKMDTAGEAAN